One window from the genome of Thermococcus siculi encodes:
- a CDS encoding YiiX/YebB-like N1pC/P60 family cysteine hydrolase has product MRKIGIIAVVFLLLGATIPSASAGDLLNYIWDTRTYQHPYPTDVRPGDLVYGHSPDLFNAIIPGYWIHVAMVAWYNDTIDDWMVIEAKIGKGVIVSPLSEFLSRYDVVALQRVKTTDDVRQRAIEFAYQQLGKPYNYNYIGKPKVYDDKYYCSQLVWAAYLVASNYEINLDLNDGAFDWTYFYSVAPQEVYDDPMTYTIYKHEA; this is encoded by the coding sequence ATGAGGAAGATTGGAATAATAGCAGTGGTGTTCCTCCTTCTGGGGGCCACCATTCCAAGCGCCAGCGCCGGCGACCTCCTGAACTACATTTGGGACACCAGGACTTACCAGCACCCGTATCCGACCGACGTCAGGCCCGGCGACCTCGTCTACGGCCACAGCCCGGACCTCTTCAACGCCATCATTCCGGGCTACTGGATACACGTCGCCATGGTCGCCTGGTACAACGACACCATCGACGACTGGATGGTCATAGAGGCCAAGATAGGCAAGGGCGTCATCGTCAGCCCGCTCAGCGAGTTCCTCAGCAGGTACGACGTCGTCGCCCTCCAGCGCGTTAAGACCACCGACGACGTCAGGCAGAGGGCGATAGAGTTCGCCTACCAGCAGCTCGGCAAGCCCTACAACTACAACTACATAGGCAAGCCGAAAGTCTACGACGACAAGTACTACTGCTCCCAGCTCGTCTGGGCGGCATACCTCGTCGCCAGCAACTACGAGATAAACCTCGACCTGAACGACGGTGCCTTCGACTGGACCTACTTCTACTCGGTCGCCCCGCAGGAGGTCTACGACGACCCGATGACCTACACCATCTACAAGCACGAGGCCTGA
- a CDS encoding heavy metal-binding domain-containing protein, whose protein sequence is MEDMIVTTTESIPGYRVVEIKGLARGGIVRATHVGRDIMAFFKNLKGGEVQEYTQMLAEAREEALRRMKLHAEDMGANAVIGVRFMTSAVASGMAEIYAYGTAVVVEKIEGE, encoded by the coding sequence ATGGAGGATATGATAGTTACCACCACCGAATCGATACCCGGCTACCGGGTGGTCGAGATCAAGGGCCTCGCCAGGGGCGGTATCGTCAGGGCAACCCACGTCGGGAGGGATATAATGGCCTTCTTCAAGAACCTCAAGGGAGGGGAGGTTCAGGAGTACACACAGATGCTGGCCGAGGCAAGGGAAGAGGCCTTAAGGAGGATGAAGCTCCACGCCGAGGATATGGGCGCCAACGCGGTCATAGGGGTTCGCTTCATGACTTCAGCGGTGGCCTCTGGCATGGCCGAGATATACGCCTACGGAACCGCGGTGGTGGTTGAGAAGATAGAGGGGGAGTGA
- a CDS encoding YiiX/YebB-like N1pC/P60 family cysteine hydrolase encodes MKIRFWIVVFLVIAAVSTPASALGGGGTYTHPIPEDVQVGDVLVGHSQDSDWLIPGYWTHSALVAYRENGEWYVVEAWFSGVRVITLREYLERYDSVALLRVSAPEDTRAGAVGFALAQVGKPYDFAMWTKQVYGRSYYCSELVWAAYMVAGGPDIDAHPGFSWKYLWGVAPQEIYDDSDTAVVYQHSA; translated from the coding sequence GTGAAGATCCGTTTTTGGATTGTGGTGTTTTTGGTCATTGCGGCAGTGTCCACACCGGCCTCCGCCCTTGGAGGAGGGGGAACCTACACTCACCCCATCCCAGAGGACGTCCAGGTTGGTGATGTCCTCGTCGGACACAGTCAGGACAGCGACTGGCTCATCCCCGGCTATTGGACCCACAGTGCCCTCGTAGCCTACAGGGAGAACGGCGAGTGGTACGTCGTGGAGGCGTGGTTCAGCGGGGTCAGGGTAATAACCCTCCGGGAGTACCTGGAGAGGTACGACAGCGTCGCCCTCCTGAGGGTCTCTGCCCCCGAGGACACCAGGGCAGGGGCGGTTGGATTCGCCCTAGCCCAGGTCGGCAAGCCCTACGACTTTGCCATGTGGACCAAGCAGGTTTATGGAAGGTCGTACTACTGTTCTGAGCTGGTCTGGGCGGCTTACATGGTCGCCGGCGGGCCGGACATCGACGCCCACCCCGGCTTCTCCTGGAAGTACCTCTGGGGAGTGGCGCCTCAGGAAATATACGACGACTCCGACACCGCGGTGGTCTATCAGCACTCCGCATGA